The following proteins are encoded in a genomic region of Oryza brachyantha chromosome 11, ObraRS2, whole genome shotgun sequence:
- the LOC102715621 gene encoding uncharacterized protein LOC102715621, with translation METISYPCSPLLSFPTHEESIYSIWPSQASLHENANLHADPCSDQQKDLDSLDTMAIDSNELHHQHDAPDVDVPVSCGDRVLGQENGNLAAIQEELLEEDSLSDLLLAGAEAVEAGDSILASIAFLRLDDFLSGVPENSAASSFDRLAYHFDQGLRSRMSSACNGCYQPQPLPSGNMLVHQIIQELSPFVKFANFTTNQAILDATVGDMDVHVVDLNIGEGIQWSSLMSDLARCGGKSFRLTTVTGDCNDSTHDTAVRLLSEFAESLELPFQYNSIFMHNEEELHAFSEDCKGSVIVSCDTTSLYYKPLSTLQNVLLVFVKKLQPKLVVTVEEDLVRIGRGASPFSTCFVEFFFEALHHFTTVFESLASCFSGSNYETCLRLVEMELMGPRIQDFVGNYGSVRVEANASEVLEGFRACELRELSLLLHMEFLVSAAASDLISRFISSVAQNYSNHASKADDRARLERVLLRMHSVVEEADGRHITNRGMLQQLKGLMEGMEILISAVAGDLISRFISSVAQNHSNHKWKGDDRTRLERILLRMHSVVEEAEGRHITNRGMLLQLKGLMEGFHVGCYVLDKIKFQPPEEEEEESIEDEVSHGAQTFASSTFKRFRFADAVRKRAPVAFGSRSTRNLKDVVDGLETKIADMREFVILLGSYPRLPRQPYSTYLFMEQCMFGRHIEKEQVINFLLCNDPHEPCPFVSILPIVGPHRIGTKTLVQHACQDERLRSFFSHILFFKEDDLNIGELSVNSKASPGKYLFVIEFIWDVDEAAWTKFQSYLQNTKATGIKVVVLSRTEDIVKFGTSQPIRLKRLSEEEYWYYFKALAFGSMDPDEHPRLASLAMQVANEMNGSFLGANILGELLRANPDTQFWQSILSSLRELIQKHLFSSGVHPEDLLEKNTPVDFTRVAFVGSQAQGCLVYDLREANPAQSELPKLTSREILLGGNTPAEEKFDVLVWKSRIPPYCDYIATFEKQKPRRMVGKRSTIYHSFGGKFYKEITLSIQCSFTRLALTTIGIIRTV, from the exons ACGAAGAGAGTATCTATTCCATTTGGCCTTCTCAAGCATCTCTCCATGAGAATGCCAACCTCCATGCTGATCCTTGTTCTGACCAACAGAAAGATCTTGATTCCCTTGACACCATGGCCATAGATTCTAATGagttgcatcatcaacatgatGCTCCTGATGTTGATGTGCCTGTTAGTTGTGGTGACAGAGTTTTAGGCCAAGAGAATGGCAACTTGGCAGCAATCCAAGAGGAGCTCTTGGAGGAGGACAGTTTAAGTGACCTCCTTCTTGCTGGCGCAGAGGCGGTCGAGGCGGGGGATTCGATCCTTGCATCAATAGCGTTCTTGAGGCTGGATGACTTCCTGTCTGGGGTACCTGAAAATTCAGCAGCCAGCTCTTTTGATCGACTGGCATACCACTTTGATCAAGGTCTGCGTTCCCGGATGTCCAGTGCATGCAATGGGTGTTATCAGCCACAACCACTGCCATCTGGTAACATGTTGGTGCACCAGATTATACAGGAGTTATCACCATTTGTCAAGTTTGCCAACTTCACTACCAATCAGGCTATCCTGGATGCCACTGTTGGTGACATGGATGTGCATGTTGTTGACTTGAACATCGGCGAGGGCATCCAGTGGTCATCGCTCATGTCGGACCTTGCTCGTTGTGGTGGTAAGTCCTTCAGACTAACAACTGTCACTGGTGACTGCAATGATAGCACTCATGACACCGCTGTACGGCTTCTATCGGAGTTTGCTGAGTCCTTGGAGCTTCCGTTTCAATATAACTCCATCTTTATGCATAATGAGGAGGAACTGCATGCCTTCTCTGAGGACTGTAAAGGCTCTGTCATTGTCTCATGTGATACAACAAGTCTGTATTACAAGCCACTGAGCACATTGCAGAATGTACTACTTGTCTTTGTCAAGAAGCTGCAACCTAAATTAGTGGTCACTGTAGAAGAGGACCTGGTTAGAATTGGAAGAGGAGCATCTCCATTTAGCACCTGCTTTGTCGAGTTCTTCTTTGAGGCACTGCACCACTTCACCACGGTGTTCGAGTCATTGGCGAGTTGCTTCAGTGGCAGTAACTATGAGACATGCCTGAGACTTGTGGAGATGGAACTGATGGGACCAAGGATACAGGATTTTGTGGGCAATTATGGGTCTGTGAGAGTTGAGGCCAATGCTTCTGAGGTTTTGGAAGGGTTTAGGGCTTGTGAGCTGA GAGAACTCAGCCTGTTGCTGCACATGGAGTTTCTGGTCTCTGCTGCGGCAAGTGATCTTATCAGCCGATTTATCTCTTCGGTAGCGCAAAATTACAGCAACCATGCAAGCAAGGCGGATGATCGCGCAAGGCTGGAACGCGTCTTGCTGAGGATGCACTCTGTCGTTGAGGAAGCAGATGGGCGCCACATCACAAATCGAGGAATGCTCCAGCAGCTGAAGGGACTCATGGAGGG TATGGAGATTCTCATTTCTGCTGTGGCAGGTGATCTTATCAGCCGATTCATCTCTTCAGTAGCACAAAATCACAGCAACCATAAATGGAAGGGGGATGATCGTACAAGGCTGGAACGCATCTTGCTGAGGATGCACTCTGTGGTTGAGGAAGCAGAGGGACGCCACATCACGAATCGAGGGATGCTCCTGCAGCTGAAGGGACTCATGGAGGGGTTCCACGTCGGATGCTACGTGCTCGACAAGATCAAGTTCCAACCccctgaagaagaagaagaagagagcaTCGAAGATGAGGTGAGCCATGGGGCTCAGACATTCGCCTCGTCTACTTTCAAGCGCTTCCGTTTCGCTGACGCCGTAAGAAAGCGAGCACCAGTAGCCTTTGGTAGCAGGAGCACAAGAAACCTGAAAgatgttgttgatggcttAGAAACAAAGATCGCAGATATGAGAGAATTCGTCATACTTCTTGGCAGCTATCCTCGTCTACCTCGCCAGCCTTACAGTACGTATCTGTTCATGGAGCAGTGCATGTTTGGCCGCCATATTGAGAAAGAGCAAGTCATTAATTTCTTGCTTTGCAATGATCCTCATGAACCAT GTCCGTTTGTTAGCATTCTTCCTATTGTTGGGCCACACAGGATTGGGACGAAAACCCTTGTGCAGCATGCATGCCAGGATGAGAGGCTGCGCAGCTTTTTCTCCCACATACTTTTCTTTAAAGAAGATGATCTGAACATCGGAGAGCTCTCGGTTAACTCCAAGGCTTCTCCAGGGAAGTACTTGTTTGTGATTGAGTTCATTTGGGATGTGGATGAGGCAGCATGGACAAAATTCCAATCATACTTACAGAACACGAAAGCTACCGGAATTAAGGTTGTAGTCCTAAGTAGAACAGAGGACATTGTCAAGTTTGGGACATCCCAACCCATCAGGCTGAAGAGGCTGTCTGAAGAAGAGTACTGGTACTACTTCAAGGCACTTGCGTTTGGAAGCATGGATCCTGATGAACACCCAAGGCTAGCATCTCTGGCCATGCAGGTGGCTAACGAGATGAATGGATCATTTCTTGGTGCAAATATACTAGGTGAACTGTTGAGAGCCAATCCTGACACTCAGTTCTGGCAGAGCATCTTGTCTAGCTTAAGAGAGCTGATTCAGAAGCACTTGTTTTCCTCTGGTGTACACCCTGAAGATCTTCTTGAAAAAAACACTCCTGTTGATTTCACCAGGGTAGCCTTTGTGGGTTCTCAAGCTCAAGGTTGCCTGGTTTATGATCTCAGGGAGGCTAACCCTGCACAGAGTGAGCTACCAAAACTAACTTCACGAGAAATACTATTGGGTGGTAACACGCCTGCTGAAGAGAAGTTTGATGTGCTTGTATGGAAATCTCGCATTCCACCCTACTGTGATTACATAGCTACTTTTGAGAAGCAGAAACCACGACGCATGGTTGGCAAGAGGAGCACCATCTACCACTCATTTGGGGGTAAATTCTACAAAGAGATTACATTGTCTATACAGTGTAGTTTTACAAGGCTTGCTTTAACTACTATTGGAATAATTCGTACAGTTTAA
- the LOC102702504 gene encoding uncharacterized protein LOC102702504: MTAGYIAGSLVGSFAIAYLCDTFVSDKKAFGGSIPKTVSDKEWWLATDTKFQAWPRTAGPPVIMNPVSRQNFIVRSTE; encoded by the exons ATGACGGCTGGATACATTGCCGGTTCCCTGGTTGGGTCCTTTGCGATTGCTTACCTATGTGACACATTTGTTTCAGACAAGAAGGCATTTGGAG GCAGCATTCCAAAGACTGTTTCTGACAAGGAGTGGTGGCTAGCCACTGATACCAAGTTCCAGGCCTGGCCTCGGACTGCTGGACCACCGGTGATCATGAACCCCGTCAGCCGCCAGAACTTCATCGTCAGGTCCACTGAATAG
- the LOC102702789 gene encoding disease resistance protein RGA2-like — protein MEFLVSAAASDLISRFISSVAQNYSNHASKADDRARLERVLLRMHSVVEEADGRHITNRGILLQLKGLMEGFYVGCYKLDKIKFQPPPEEEEGIEDEVSHEVQSAFKRFRFADAIRKHTPVAFGSRSTRTLKDVVEGLETKIADMREFVILLGSYPCVPRQPYSTFLFMEQCMFGRRVEKEQVINFLLCSDPHEPFVSVLPIIGPRNIGKKTLVQHACQDERVRNFFSHILFFKEDDLKIGELSVNSKASPGKYLFVIEFIWDVVDEAAWTKFQSYLQNMKATGIKVVVLSRTEDIAKFGTSQPIRLKRLSEEGYWYYFKALAFGSMDPDEHPRLASLAMQVANEMNGSFIGATIIGDVLRANPNTQLWKRMLLMLTQLRQKHMSSSGLHPTDLLGRNIPYDFSLGGQVQDYLVYDLRVADPAQSELPNWTWREMLLGGDVPVEDKFDVLIWKSRIPPYCAYIVTHEKRKPRCSVGKRKHLALRKYKQKS, from the coding sequence ATGGAGTTTCTGGTCTCTGCTGCGGCAAGTGATCTTATCAGCCGATTCATCTCTTCGGTAGCGCAAAATTACAGCAACCATGCAAGCAAGGCGGATGATCGCGCAAGGCTGGAACGCGTCTTGCTGAGGATGCACTCTGTCGTCGAGGAAGCAGATGGGCGCCACATCACAAATCGAGGAATCCTCCTGCAGCTGAAGGGACTCATGGAGGGATTCTACGTCGGATGCTACAAGCTCGACAAGATCAAGTTCCAACCACCacctgaagaagaagagggcatCGAAGATGAGGTGAGCCATGAGGTTCAGTCTGCTTTTAAGCGATTTCGTTTTGCTGATGCCATAAGAAAACACACACCAGTAGCCTTTGGTAGCAGGAGCACAAGAACCCTGAAAGATGTTGTTGAAGGTTTAGAGACCAAGATTGCAGATATGAGAGAATTCGTCATACTCCTTGGCAGCTATCCTTGTGTGCCTCGCCAGCCTTACAGTACGTTTCTGTTCATGGAGCAGTGTATGTTTGGTCGCCGTGTTGAGAAAGAGCAAGTCATCAATTTCTTGCTTTGCAGTGATCCCCATGAACCATTTGTCAGTGTTCTTCCTATCATTGGACCACGAAATATTGGAAAGAAAACTCTTGTGCAGCATGCATGCCAGGATGAGCGGGTGCGCAACTTTTTCTCCCACATACTTTTCTTTAAAGAAGATGATCTGAAGATCGGAGAGCTCTCGGTTAACTCCAAGGCTTCTCCAGGGAAGTATTTGTTTGTGATTGAGTTCATTTGGGATGTTGTGGATGAGGCAGCATGGACAAAATTTCAATCATACTTACAGAACATGAAAGCTACCGGAATTAAGGTTGTAGTCCTAAGTAGAACGGAGGACATTGCAAAGTTTGGGACATCCCAACCCATCAGGCTGAAGAGGCTGTCTGAAGAAGGGTACTGGTACTACTTCAAGGCACTTGCATTTGGAAGTATGGATCCTGATGAACACCCAAGGCTAGCATCTCTGGCCATGCAGGTGGCTAATGAGATGAATGGATCATTTATTGGTGCAACTATAATAGGAGACGTTCTAAGAGCTAATCCGAACACTCAACTCTGGAAGAGAATGTTGCTGATGCTAACACAGCTGAGACAAAAGCACATGTCTTCCAGTGGCTTGCACCCTACCGATCTTCTGGGAAGAAATATCCCTTATGATTTCAGTTTGGGTGGCCAAGTTCAAGATTATCTGGTCTATGATCTTAGGGTGGCTGACCCTGCACAAAGTGAGCTGCCAAATTGGACATGGCGAGAGATGCTGCTGGGTGGCGACGTTCCTGTCGAAGATAAGTTTGATGTGCTCATATGGAAATCTCGCATTCCACCCTACTGTGCCTACATAGTTACTCATGAGAAACGGAAACCACGGTGTAGTGTTGGCAAGAGGAAACATCTAGCACTGAggaaatataagcagaaatcTTGA
- the LOC121055737 gene encoding vacuolar iron transporter homolog 4-like: MAATEITVAEPKVKEEATHAGVGASSRWLRAAVLGASDGLVSTAALMLGIGAARPADAHAVLLSGLAGLVAGACSMAIGEYVSVHAQRDVELAELKKRRLGGPAGTQLHAAVSRPGQASALSFAGGAAVPLLAAWFVGSYRVRVVVVVATASLALAAFSALLAGAPAGRAGLRAVVGGLVAMAATYGVMKHFKTNG, from the coding sequence ATGGCCGCCACCGAGATCACCGTGGCTGAGCCCAAAGTGAAAGAGGAAGCCACccacgccggcgtcggcgccagCTCCCGGTGGCTGCGCGCGGCGGTGCTGGGCGCCAGCGACGGCCtcgtctccaccgccgcgctcaTGCTCGGCAtcggcgccgcgcgccccGCCGATGCGCACGCCGTCCTCCTGTCCGGGCTGGccggcctcgtcgccggcgcctgcAGCATGGCCATCGGCGAGTACGTCTCCGTCCACGCGCAGCGCGACGTCGAGCTGGCCGAGCTCAAGAAGCGTCGCCTCGGCGGCCCGGCTGGCACGCAGCTGCACGCGGCGGTGTCGCGCCCCGGCCAGGCCTCGGCGCTGtccttcgccggcggcgccgccgtgccgctgcTCGCGGCGTGGTTCGTCGGCAGCTACAGGGTCCGTgtggtggtcgtcgtcgccaccgcgagCCTCGCGCTGGCGGCGTTCAGcgcgctgctcgccggcgcTCCCGCTGGCCGCGCCGGCCTTAGGGCCGTGGTTGGAGGGCTCGTTGCCATGGCGGCCACCTATGGCGTCATGAAGCACTTCAAGACAAATGGATGA
- the LOC102703070 gene encoding autophagy-related protein 13b-like, with protein MASTAAAAEPPMEEQVITEFFAKSLHIILESRSPYESSRNFTRPSPPSSPLSGSQPRDRWFNLALRDCPAALENFDLWRQSNLEPLVIDIVLLCRDSTSNSSAGSGNIIERWVIQYETHRSGGGNGNGSKNNGRKSRNSSAEDHSLYRTTYQGSTILLRSLHLVVRLLPAYSLFRELNSSGRICPLSLSHKISSFVEPFTRAEDAEMKHYAFAPIETLFGRLSLSVSYVPVLEVMAASEPTSPMPTEIIKDYVGSPTTDFLKKFNSLPSVGIAPACAAMTRRHSWSIEHGAGASMSPSPSPTNSEPRGSPHPNIPLRVSLKTCSHPQNASSSGQKKYTPFEECYPSPPLSPSPSHSPSTSYPRNPLFRYESAPVIIPKSGGGGSGLPLSPCSKGKHQFSPHNDNLAPSPDDNSNARKDLVRFGELEKDKTLQKVLSYSKYDLGYFHGLKLSRTSSKLFIMDELDEQELAFAREDRDTIIDQLNRVDITDRGEQRMNQDAGGSSTRSPAAAIGALVRLLKTAPSLREGLQSDAAPVVPQEPSSVQKVVTEEHGNTTSSSAKARTAADALEELKKYREIKESLLNRGKSQLGDTELGETHTDGEP; from the exons ATGGCGTCAACCGCCGCAGCCGCGGAGCCTCCCATGGAGGAGCAAGTGATCACGGAGTTTTTCGCCAAGAGCCTCCACATCATACTGGAGTCCCGCTCTCCCTATGAGTCATCCCGCAACTTCACccggccttcgccgccgtcctcgccgctgTCTGGCAGCCAGCCGCGTGACCGTTGGTTCAACCTTGCGCTCCGAGACTGCCCGGCCGCGCTTGAGAACTTTGACCTGTGGCGGCAGAGCAACCTTGAACCGTTGGTCATTGACATTGTCCTCCTGTGCCGCGACAGCACCAGCAATAGCTCTGCTGGGAGTGGCAATATCATAGAGAGGTGGGTAATACAGTATGAGACCCACAGGTCTGGTGGTGGCAATGGTAATGGCAGCAAGAACAATGGCAGGAAGTCTAGGAATAGCTCGGCCGAGGATCATAGCTTGTACAGGACTACCTACCAGGGATCGACAATTTTACTTCGGTCGTTGCATCTGGTTGTCAGGCTCTTGCCGGCATACAGTCTCTTCAGGGAGCTGAACTCGTCTGGGAGAATCTGTCCACTCAGCCTGTCACACAAGATATCATCATTTGTTGAGCCGTTCACCAGGGCAGAGGATGCAGAGATGAAGCATTATGCATTTGCTCCAATTGAAACTCTGTTTGGCCGACTGAGCTTGTCAGTTTCTTATGTGCCAGTGTTGGAGGTAATGGCAGCTTCAGAACCAACCTCACCAATGCCAACAGAGATCATAAAAGATTACGTTGGAAGCCCCACAACTGATTTCCTCAAGAAATTCAATTCCCTCCCTTCAGTTGGCATTGCACCTGCATGTGCTGCAATGACCAGGAGGCACAGTTGGAGTATTGAGCATGGAGCTGGAGCGTCAATGTCACCATCTCCTTCTCCCACTAATTCAGAACCCCGCGGGAGCCCTCACCCCAACATCCCTCTTCGTGTTTCTCTAAAAACATGCTCACATCCACAAAATGCATCATCCTCTGGGCAGAAGAAATATACACCATTTGAAGAATGTTATCCATCACCACCACTGTCACCGTCACCATCCCATTCCCCTTCAACTAGCTACCCTAGAAATCCTTTGTTCCGCTATGAGAGTGCTCCTGTTATTATTCCCAAGTCTGGTGGAGGAGGCAGCGGGCTGCCTCTTTCTCCATGTTCAAAGGGTAAGCACCAGTTCTCACCTCACAATGACAACCTGGCACCTTCCCCTGATGATAACTCAAATGCGAGGAAGGATCTGGTCAGGTTTGGTGAATTGGAGAAGGACAAGACCTTGCAGAAG GTGTTATCTTACAGTAAATATGATTTGGGATATTTTCATGGGCTCAAATTGTCAAGAACTTCAAGTAAACTTTTTATCATGGATGAACTGGATGAACAGGAATTGGCTTTTGCACGGGAAGACAGAGACACCATAATTGATCAGCTTAACAG GGTTGATATCACAGACAGGGGGGAACAGAGAATGAACCAGGATGCTGGAGGCTCATCCACGAGGTCTCCAGCTGCCGCAATTGGTGCTCTTGTGCGCCTGCTGAAGACTGCACCAAGCCTCAGGGAAGGTCTACAGTCAGATGCAGCTCCTGTGGTTCCTCAAGAACCTTCTTCAGTTCAGAAGGTCGTGACTGAGGAACATGGCAACACCACCTCAAGTTCTGCAAAAGCAAGGACGGCGGCTGACGCCCTTGAGGAGCTGAAGAAATACAGGGAGATTAAAGAATCGCTACTGAACCGCGGCAAATCACAACTTGGGGACACAGAGTTGGGAGAGACACACACAGATGGAGAACCTTAG